The nucleotide sequence GGGTTCGGCTGGGCCTTCGGCGTCCTGGCGGTGCTGTGCGTGCTCGGCGTGCTGGCCGCGGCCCGGCTCCGCCGAGCGTCCACAGTGGACGCGAAGGGGTGACTCACCTGGGAAGCTGGCGGGATCATCGGAACGGTGATTTGCTGGAGTGGGTCGAGTACTGTCGGTGAGGGGGAGGACGGCGATGGCGGGGGTGCGCAAGCGGCTGGTGACGGCCGCGGCGGTGACGGCGGTGTTGGGGAGCCTGCTGGCGGCAACGCCCGCTTCGGCCGCGGAATCCGTCGACTGGCAGCCGTGCGCCGACGCGCCCGGCGTCGACTGCGCCGCGGTGACCGTGCCGGTGGACTGGGCCCACCCGGACCACGGCACCACGTCCGTCGCGCTCGCGCGGCGCAAAGCCACGGACCCCCAGGCCCGGATCGGCTCGGTCCTGATGGACCCGGGCGGCCCCGGCGGCTCGGGCACCGAGCAGGTCAAGACCGGCTGGTCTCTCTCGCCCGAGATCACCCGGCGCTTCGACACCGTGGGGTTCGACCCGCGCGGTGTCGGCGCCAGCACTCCGATCTCGTGCGGGCTCGAGGAGCTGATCGCCGACCACCCGCGGATGCCGCGCAACCAGGCCGAGTTCGAGCAGCTCGCGGAGTACAACCGGAAGCTCGGCGAGAGCTGCAACCGCCTTTCCGGGCCACTGGGGCAGTTCGGCGACACGAAGAGCGTCGCGCGGGACATGGACGCCATCCGCGTCGCGCTCGGCGAGCCGAAGCTGACTTACTACGGCGTTTCCTACGGCACGCTGATGGGCCAGCAGTACGCGGAGCTGTTCCCGGACAAGATCCGCGCGCTCGTGCTGGACAGCAACATGGACCACTCGCAGTCCACCGCGGCCGAGTTCCTGATCAGCGAAACCCGCTCGGTGCAAGCGGAGTTCGGCGAGTTCGTGGCGTGGTGCAACCGGACGCCGAGCTGCGCGCTGCACGGCCGCGACGTCTCCAAGCTGACCCGCGACCTGCAGGACAAGGCCGCGCGCGGGGAGCTCAAGGATCCGCAGAGCGAAGAGGTGATCGAGCCGCTGGACCTCGCGTCGATCTTCCAGGGCAACTTCTACACCCCGAGCTGGGGCAGGCTCGCGAACGTGCTCAAGTCGCTGGCGGACGGCACGGCACCGGCCGCATCGGCCCGGCTGCGCGGCGAAATCCCGATCAATTACGTCTTCCAGAGCGTGTTCTGCGACGACTGGCGCATGCCGGTGCACAACTTCGCGGAGCTGGAGACGTATCGCCGGGTGGCGGCGGCGTTCGCCCCGGACGTCAAGGTCAACTCCCTGGGCTGGCGGGCGGTCACCGGCTGCATCGGCTGGCCGAACCACACCAGCAACCCGCAGCACCCGCTGCAGGTGCACGGCGCGCCTCCGTTGCTGGTGTTGAGCAGCCGCTACGACCCGGCGACGCCGTACGCGTGGTCGCAGGCGGTGGCCCGGCAGACGGGCAACACGCTGCTGACTTACGACGGTTGGGGCCACGGCGCGTACTTCAAGAACAGCGCGTGCGTGACGAAGGCGACCGACGACTACCTGATCACCGGAAAGCTGCCGGCACCGGGCACGCACTGCGCAGCGGTCGAGCCACCGGTGACGGCGCTGGCCGCACAGCCGCCCTCGACGATCGGCTTCTGAAACCGGCTCGCCACGCTTTCGTTTGCCCTGCCGGACTTTCCGGTGTTCCAGGGTCCGGACAGTGGTTTATCCTTTACACCCTTTCGGTAACTGTTCAGGCTGTTTTCGGGCGGTGAGCGGGCCTGTGGGATGATCTTGTTGTGGGGGAGGGTGTTCGTCCGTCGTATGACGAGCTGGCCGCGCTGGTCGCAACGCAGGCGGTGGAGCTCGCTCGTGCGCGGGAGGAGATCACCGCGTTGCGGGCCGAAGTCGCCGCCCTCAAGCGCCGGTTGGGCACCAACTCGGGGTAACTCCTCGATGGCACCATCGTCGGACCGGTTCAGCAAGCCCGCCCCCAAGTCGTTGCGGCAAGTCCGGACGCAAACAGGGCAAGCAGCCAGGCACGCCCGGAGCGACCCTGTCCCTGGTCGACGATCCGGACAGGATCCTCGACCACGCGCCGTCGGCGTGCTCGGGCTGCGGCGAGGCCTTGCGCCGCGCTCACCGTGTGGGGATGGTCCGGCGGCAGGTGGTGGATCTGCCGCCGGTGCGTCCGTCGGTGACCGAGCATCGCCTGCACCGGCTGCGGTGCCGCGGATGCCGTCATGTCACGACCGCGCCCGCGCCGGCCGAGGCGACCGCGCCCGCCTGCTACGGACCGAACGTGACCGCGTTGGCGGTCTATCTGCTGACCTACCAGCACATCCCGGTCGCGCGGACCGCGCAGCTGCTGGCGGACCTGCTCGGGCTGCCGGTGTCGACCGGTTGGGTCGCCGGTGTGCTCACCCCGGTAGCCACCAACCTCGGCGAGTTCGCCGAGCAGGTCGAGCAGGCGTTACGGGCAGCGCCGGTGGCGCACTTCGACGAAACCGGCATCCGGGTCGAGGGGAAGAACTGGTGGCTGCACGTCGCCTGCGCGACTACCGGCACCAGGTGCTGCTGTTCGCCCGCGACCTCACCGTCCCGTTCACCACCAACCAAGCCGAACGCGACCTCCGCATGATCAAAGCCCAGCTGAAGATCTCCGGCGGCTGGCGCACCCGACACGGCGCCGACGCCTGGCTACGCGTCCGCGGCTACATCTCCACCGCCCGCAAGCACAGCCTCCACCTCATCACCACACTCCGTGACGCCATCACCGGAAACCCTTGGCTGCCAACCACTATCGAAATGGCCTGAACAGTTACCCCTTTCGTGTGATGAACTGGTGTTCGATCCTCGGTAATCTTGAGTTATGACCGACAACGCGGCCCTCCCCTCCGATGCGGTGGTCCTCGCCGACCGCATCGGTGAGCTGGTCGCGTGCATGCGGGCTGCCGAAGCGAAACTTGGTGCCCTGCTGGTAGAAATCGAGCAGCGCGGAGTGATGGAGCTGTTCGGTTACCGTTCCGCCGCGCGGCTGCTGGAGCACCTCGCCGACATCCCGAAGCAGGCCGGTGAACGGATGGTGAAACGCGCCCGGGCTCTCCACCCGGGCCGCAACCTCGACGGCAGCCCGATTCCCGCTCTCGCCCCTGCGACCGGTGTTGCCGCGCGCGCTGGGGAGCTGAGCACCCCGATGATCGACGTGATCACCGGTGTCCTCACCCAGGTCCCGCCCGAGCACCATGCCGGCGTTGAGCAGAATCTCCTGTCATTCGCCGCCGACGCCGGACACAAACAGGTCGCCGCCCTCGGCGCCAGGATTCTGGCCCACCTGAACCCCGACGGCACTGAACCCGCCACCACCGAACCCGCCACCCCCACCCGGGAACTGTTCCTGCGCCGCAAAAGAACCGGCATCTGGGAACTGAACGGCACGTTCGACGACGAGACCGGCACCCGCGCCAGTGCTGTGCTCGACGCCATCGCCGAGCGCCGCACCAGCGACGAGGGCCCCGACCACCGCACCCTGCCCCAACGCTACGGCGACGCCTTCTCCGACACGATCGACCTCGCCCTCAACTCCCCAGACCTGCCCACGCAAGCCGGGGAACGAGCCCACGTGATGGTCGCGGTGTCGCTAGCAGACCTGAAGACCGGGGTCGGGACGGCCACCCTCGGCGACACCGGCGAGATGTCCGCCGCGGAAGCACGGGTGCACGCCTGCGACAGCATGATCATCCCCGCCGTCCTGGGCGAGAAAAGCGAACCCCTCAACCTCGGCCGCCTCCGCCGCCTGATCTCCGCCGGGCTCCGCCGCGCCCTGTACCTACGCGACCGCGGCTGCGCGTTCCCCGGCTGCCACCGCCCACCCCGCCACTGCCAAGGCCACCACATCCGCCACTGGGCCGACGGCGGTCCCACCGACCTCACCAACCTGGTCCTGATGTGCGCCCACCACCACCGGCTCCTGCACCGCTCCGGCTGGCAAGTCCGCATCGCCGCCGACGGCCTCCCAGAGTTCCTCCCACCAGCGTTCCTCGACAAACGCCGAAAACCCAGGCGCAACAACCTCCACCAACCACTCCCATTCGCAGCCTGAACACGGGAAAGGCCCGCAGCCACACGGCTACGGGCCCACACCCACGCGACCCGCCGAAGACACTCGCGCCGCACAAACTCCGCTAACGGCCCCACTTCCCAGCCGTAGACGAAGGCGCCCGATTCCGGCCACAGCCCGCACGGTGTCGACCGGCCGCGCCAGCACCACGCTCCAGCCTCCGGTGGGGGCCGGGCACATCTGCACCCACCGCGCGCCCGCCCGCAAGCGCTACCAATGGCCCCAGCCCCGCGAGCGAAGCGAGCTCCTCCACACCACCGCGAAGGGCCCGGCGCTCAAGGCACCGCGGCGCCGCCGACCCCAGCCCCGCAGGCGAAGCAGGCGCGCCCCAAGCACCAACGGTGCAGCCGCACAGCCCGGCAGCTGACAGTGCGCACCCGCACCCGGCGGGCCCTCACCGTCCATCCGGCAACCAGGGCCCCGCACCCTCCAGCGCCGCCGTCACCACCGCTCCGGCCGCGACCCGCCACCGGCGGCCAACCCACCCACTCGCGCGCGTGACCAGCCAGAAAGTCCGCCAACGAACACCGGGCCCCCGGCGAAGGCCTACCGAGGCCGGCGCCGCCAAAGGGCGGTCACCGCCGCCAATGCTCGGGCTCCCGGGGACGGTACCTGCACCGCCGCCTCGGGGCCGATTCGGCGGCGCATGCGGTAGGCCAGCTCCAGCACTTCCAAATCCTCAGGGCGCCGGCGGCCACGGACATCCGGCCGCAGCATCAGCTCCCCCACCGAGACGCGTCTGCCACTGGCACGGTGCGCCGTGCGCGCCATCAGGAACCTCCGCTGCTTTGCCGACCCGGGCTCCGCGATTCTATGAATTTGATTCGGGTTCGTCACCTTACTGGTGAGTTGTGTCCGGTACATGTCCCCCGCGCGTTAGCCTTCGTTCATGATCACCATTGGGGGCCTTACCGAAAAAGACCGCACTGCCTGGGAAAACCTGTTCGCCGGCTACAACACGTTCTACGGCAGGACCCTCGCGCCGGAACTCGTGGACCGGGCGTGGCGCGAGTTCGCCGACGGGGAGCGGATGCACGCCCTCGGGGCGTGGGCCGATGGCGAACTCGTCGGCATCGTCCACTTCCTCACGCACGCCAGCACCACCTCCGCCGACGTCTGCTACCTGCAGGATCTCTTCACCGACGCCAACGCCCGCGGGCGCGGGGCCGGGCGCGCCCTCATCGAAGCCGTTGCCGGCTGGGCTCGAGCGCGGGGATGCGTGCGCGTCTACTGGCACACGCAAACGTCGAACGCGACCGCCCGGCGGCTCTACGACCAGGTCGCGCTCGACAAGGGCTTCATGCAGTACCAGATTCCGCTCGGCACCTGACCTCAGCGGCGGTGCCGGCCACCGCCGCCGCATCCCTGGTGGTGCTCACCGAAGGAAAAGCCGGCCGGGCGGCGGCCACCCCACATCGCCGGCCAGTCCGGGGTTCCCGGGCGGCCGCGCGACCAGAGCGGGATGTCCGGGATCTCGTGGCGCACCGGCGCCGCCTGCTGCGGCTGCGGCGGCTGCAATTTCGCCTTCACCGGCGCCTTCACCTTGTCGACGATCTTCACCGCGCGCGCCAGGGTTCCGCGGTGCGCGGCCGGGCTGACGGAATTCGATTCCGGATCGACGGCTGCCGGGGAAATTCCGGACGGGTCACTCGGTGGCGCTACGGATTCCGGAGTCACGGGAGCCGGCGGCGACGCATGCTTGGCCGGCGGCACGACGACGTCCGCCGGCAGCGGGACCAGCGCCACCGCCGGGGGTTCCAAGCCGACCGGTGGCCAGGCCGCACCCACGTCGCGTGAGGACGGCATCGACACCGCCGCGCTGACTCCGCCCGTCAGCGCCAGCGCGCCCGCGACCACGGACAACATCCGCAGCCGCGTCAGCGACCGCAAGACCTGCGGCTTCTCCCGGTGGCGCGCCACCCGCGGGAAGACGACGGTGTCCTCGTCGCGGTAACGATCAAGCGCTGCGTCGGACCGGACCAGCAGCTCGGCGACGGTGACCTGCTCTCGGCGCGGAGCCCTACGTGCCATCGAACCCTCCACCTGGGCTGTCCGGACGGGCGGCAACGCGTCCGGACGGCCGATCATAGGAACGCTTCAAGTCCGTGTAAAGGCTCGCTCACCCGAGCCGGCCGCCACCGTCCACATGCAGCACCGAACCCGTGACGAACGGGTTCGCCAGCAGGTGCAGCGCGGCCGCCGAAACGTCCTCGGGCCGGCCCACCCGGCGGGCCGGATTCGCCTCCGCGGTTCGCCGGAAGAACTCCGCCTTCCCCTCGCCGAGCCGGTCCCACGCACCCGAGTCGACGATGCCCGGGGAAATCGCGTTGACCCGGACCGGCGCGAGGTCCACGGCGAGCGCTTCGGCGAGGAACGCGACCGCGCCGTTCGTGGTCGCCATGACCGTCCTTTCCGGTGCCGGGCGCCAGGCGGCGACGCCGGAGAACAACACTATGGCGCCCCCTTCGCGGAATCGCGGCGCGAAGTGCTTGGCGAGCATCAGGGGACCGACCACTTTGGCCTCGAAAGCCCGCGCGACCGCGGCCCGCTCCAGCGCCGTGACCGGCCCGTTCGCCGGGGCCGCGGCGAGCGAGACCACGAAGTCCACTTCGCTCACTTCCTCGGCAAGCGCTTTCAACGACGATTCCTCACCGAGATCCACGAACGCGGCCCGGACGCCACGCTCCGCCAGCGCCGCCGGATTGCGCCCGGCCCAGATCACCTCCGCCCCCGCCGCGTGCGCGTCCGACGCGATCCGCCGGGCGATCCCCGAGCCGCCGCCCACGATGACCAGCCGCTTTCCCTCGAACGACATCTCCGTGCTCCTTTCGTCTCGCACACGGCGTTCAGCGCCGGGCAGCCCCGGAACAATCCCGTCGCGATCCGAAGGTTTTCGATTGCTGCGATAGAATTCACGAATGCCTACGCTGCGCGCGCTCGAGTGCCTGGTCGCGGTCCTGGACGCGGGCTCGATCACCGAGGCGGCCGCGCGGCTGCACCTGTCGCAGCCCGCGCTGTCCCACCAGATCGGCGCGCTGGAACGTGAACTGGGAACACCGGTGCTGGAACGGCTGCCTCGCGGAGTCCGCCCGACCGCCGCCGGGCGGGCGGTGCTCGCGGACGCGCGGGCGGCGCTGGCCGCCGCCGAGCGGGTGGTCCGGACCGGGCGCGCGGTGGCCGGCGGCGGCGAAGGCACCCTGCGCGTCGCGTGCGCGGAGAGCATGACCGCCGGGCTGCTCGCCCCCGTCCTGCGCGCCTGGCACCGCCACCGGCCGGAAGTGCTGATCACGCTGACCGAGACCACGAGTGCGGACGCGCTGGCCGAAGCATTGGAAACGGGCGAAGCGGACATCGCGGTCGGGCCGCGGCCGAGCCGCTGGACCGGGTCCGCCGAGGTGGTCGGGCGCGAGGAGATCGTCGTGGCGCTGACCGCGGACCACCCGCTCGCCGCCCGCACGGCCGTCCCGATGACCGCCCTCGCGGGCATTCCGGTGGTGCACTACCACCGGGACAATGGTCTTGGCAGCTGGCTCGACCAGGAGGCGGCGCGGAGCGGGACGGTGCTGGACGCGGTGATGCGGACGAGACAGGCGGCGACGGCGGCCCAGCTCGCGGCGGCGGGGCTCGGGGTGGCACTCGTCCCGACCACCGCGCTGACACGGACCTTCCCGGGGGCGCTGCGGCGGCTGAAGCCTCCGCTGCACCGCGACGTCGTGACGTTCACCGCGACGCCGTCGGATTCGCTCGTCCGGCGGTTTTCCTCGGACGTGACGCACCGGGGGCTCACCGTGCCCGGTGTCCTGTCGGACAAACTGTCCGCACCACCCGGTTAAGTCCTGGTGAATCTGACAGATTTCCTACGAAGGTTTTATGCCATCCAGACGAACTTCTCCATCAGGAGTCGATTTGGCTGTGGCATTCGCCAAAGTTTGGTTCCATCGGATAGCTTGCTCCTACCGGTCAGTACCGGTGGGTGAGGCCGATCGGGTGAGGCGATCAGCGTCAGATCGAGGGAAGCGGGGACGACCATGCCCAAGCACCGGCCACGTCGCACGAGCGCGCGTTCGGTCCGCCGGACCGCCGCCGCGCTCGCGGGTGGGGCGCTCGTCGTGCTGCCGACGCTGACCACGGGCCTGCCGGCGCCGGTCGTGGTGGCCAAGACCGGCGACAGCCTCCCGGACCAGGCCGTCGCCGCCGCTCCGCCGCAGCAGCAGCCGAACATCGTCATGCCGCCGATCGCGGTCGACGGCAGCCTGCCCCAGCCGCCGCTGCCCGAACCGCTGGTCGTGCCCGGCGGGCGGGCCGGCTCCGCCGGCATCTCCGGGTCGCTCGGCATCCCGGCGAGCATGCTCAAGGCGTACCAGAACGCGGCGAACATCCTCGCCAAGGAACAGCCGAACTGCCACCTCGACTGGGCACTGATCGCCAGCATCGGCCGGATCGAGTCCAACCACGCCCGCGGCGGGTACGTCAACGCCAACGGCGACACGCTGGAGCCGATCCTCGGCCCGGTGCTCAACGGCGCGGGCGCGTTCGCCGCGATCCCGGACACCGACGGCGGCAAGTACGACGGCGACGCGGTGTGGGACCGCGCGGTCGGCCCGACGCAGTTCATCCCGTCGACGTGGCGCGGTTACGCCTCCGACGGCAACGGCGACGGCGTGTCCAACCCGAACAACATCTACGACGAGACGCTGGCCACCGCCCGCTACCTGTGCTCGGGCGGCCTCGACCTCTCCACCGACGCCGGCCAGCGGATTGCCGTGCGCCGCTACAACAACTCGCAGTCCTATGTGGACACCGTGCTCGCCTGGGCCACGGCCTACCGCGGCGGGGTGGCCCAGCTGCCCGACAGCCAGGTGCCGATCGGCGTGCCGAACGCCCCGGACGCCGCCGCGGCCGGGTCCCCGGTCGGCGTCCCGGCCCCGCCCGCGCCGCCGGTCGACACCCCGCCGACGGAGACGCCGTCGAACACCCCGACGACGCCCAGCACGCCGGACCCGGCCACCTCGACGTCGCCCACGTCCCCGACCACGCCGACCACGCCGACGTCCTCGGACCCGGTCACCCCGCCCTCGACCGACCCGACCACGCCGCCGCCGTCGACGACGAGCACCACCACCCCGCCGCCGTCGTCGACGGCGGCCGCCCCGGCCAACTCGACGGATGCCCCCACCGAAACCACCTCGACCAGCTCGGCCGGGTGAGGCCGGTGGAGCCGTTCCTGGTGCACATCCGCTGCGACACCGACGGCTACACCCATGCCGTCACCGAAGAGGAGTTCGCGGTGGGACGGCACGAGGGGCGGTTCCGGGCGGTGTGCGGGCACGTCGTGCTGGCGGCGCCGATGATCGAAGAACCCGGCCGGTTCGACCCGGTCTGCCGGGACGTCCTGCGCGCGGCCTCGGCGGCTCCGGCGGAGGTCCCCCAGCAGGAGCGACGCCGGCTGCGGTGGCGCAGCCGGCGCTAGTCCACCAGGGCCTGGATGCCGTCGAGCATCCGGTTCAGGCCGAACTCGTACGCCGTGTCGCCCTGGGCCTTGGCGCTCTGGTCGAAGCCCCCGCCGAGCCAGATGCGGTTCATCGCCGGGTGCGCGTCGACGACGAAGTAGTTTTCCCAGAACGACGACCGCTGGTGCCACCACGCCTCGGTCGACTGGCCGGTGCTGCGCTCCAGCCGGGTGTTCTCCGCGCCGAGCGCGGCGTTCGCGTCGACGTACGTGCCGATCCCGTTGGCCGCCGCGACGGCCTGCCGCGGCGGCAGCCCGAGCGCGTCCATGATCGACAGCAGGTACTCCTGGCCCGCCAGCTGGCCGGGGCCCAGCGGGGGCCGGACGCGCGAGACCTCGCACAGCCACGGGTGGTCGCGGTAGACCTGCCGGGTCCGCTCGGCGTAGAGCGCCACCTG is from Amycolatopsis mediterranei and encodes:
- a CDS encoding GNAT family N-acetyltransferase; its protein translation is MITIGGLTEKDRTAWENLFAGYNTFYGRTLAPELVDRAWREFADGERMHALGAWADGELVGIVHFLTHASTTSADVCYLQDLFTDANARGRGAGRALIEAVAGWARARGCVRVYWHTQTSNATARRLYDQVALDKGFMQYQIPLGT
- a CDS encoding alpha/beta hydrolase, which encodes MAGVRKRLVTAAAVTAVLGSLLAATPASAAESVDWQPCADAPGVDCAAVTVPVDWAHPDHGTTSVALARRKATDPQARIGSVLMDPGGPGGSGTEQVKTGWSLSPEITRRFDTVGFDPRGVGASTPISCGLEELIADHPRMPRNQAEFEQLAEYNRKLGESCNRLSGPLGQFGDTKSVARDMDAIRVALGEPKLTYYGVSYGTLMGQQYAELFPDKIRALVLDSNMDHSQSTAAEFLISETRSVQAEFGEFVAWCNRTPSCALHGRDVSKLTRDLQDKAARGELKDPQSEEVIEPLDLASIFQGNFYTPSWGRLANVLKSLADGTAPAASARLRGEIPINYVFQSVFCDDWRMPVHNFAELETYRRVAAAFAPDVKVNSLGWRAVTGCIGWPNHTSNPQHPLQVHGAPPLLVLSSRYDPATPYAWSQAVARQTGNTLLTYDGWGHGAYFKNSACVTKATDDYLITGKLPAPGTHCAAVEPPVTALAAQPPSTIGF
- a CDS encoding lytic transglycosylase domain-containing protein, with the protein product MPKHRPRRTSARSVRRTAAALAGGALVVLPTLTTGLPAPVVVAKTGDSLPDQAVAAAPPQQQPNIVMPPIAVDGSLPQPPLPEPLVVPGGRAGSAGISGSLGIPASMLKAYQNAANILAKEQPNCHLDWALIASIGRIESNHARGGYVNANGDTLEPILGPVLNGAGAFAAIPDTDGGKYDGDAVWDRAVGPTQFIPSTWRGYASDGNGDGVSNPNNIYDETLATARYLCSGGLDLSTDAGQRIAVRRYNNSQSYVDTVLAWATAYRGGVAQLPDSQVPIGVPNAPDAAAAGSPVGVPAPPAPPVDTPPTETPSNTPTTPSTPDPATSTSPTSPTTPTTPTSSDPVTPPSTDPTTPPPSTTSTTTPPPSSTAAAPANSTDAPTETTSTSSAG
- a CDS encoding TetR/AcrR family transcriptional regulator, which codes for MTVERSGAEDVDRTLALLWRARGGGAEPTRGRRPTLTIERIVAAAIAVADADGLAAASMHRVAKELGAGTMTLYTYVPGKAELVDLMVDDVLVGRRLPGPGEPRRGDWREQVALYAERTRQVYRDHPWLCEVSRVRPPLGPGQLAGQEYLLSIMDALGLPPRQAVAAANGIGTYVDANAALGAENTRLERSTGQSTEAWWHQRSSFWENYFVVDAHPAMNRIWLGGGFDQSAKAQGDTAYEFGLNRMLDGIQALVD
- a CDS encoding SDR family oxidoreductase; the protein is MSFEGKRLVIVGGGSGIARRIASDAHAAGAEVIWAGRNPAALAERGVRAAFVDLGEESSLKALAEEVSEVDFVVSLAAAPANGPVTALERAAVARAFEAKVVGPLMLAKHFAPRFREGGAIVLFSGVAAWRPAPERTVMATTNGAVAFLAEALAVDLAPVRVNAISPGIVDSGAWDRLGEGKAEFFRRTAEANPARRVGRPEDVSAAALHLLANPFVTGSVLHVDGGGRLG
- a CDS encoding transposase — its product is MIKAQLKISGGWRTRHGADAWLRVRGYISTARKHSLHLITTLRDAITGNPWLPTTIEMA
- a CDS encoding LysR family transcriptional regulator, whose protein sequence is MPTLRALECLVAVLDAGSITEAAARLHLSQPALSHQIGALERELGTPVLERLPRGVRPTAAGRAVLADARAALAAAERVVRTGRAVAGGGEGTLRVACAESMTAGLLAPVLRAWHRHRPEVLITLTETTSADALAEALETGEADIAVGPRPSRWTGSAEVVGREEIVVALTADHPLAARTAVPMTALAGIPVVHYHRDNGLGSWLDQEAARSGTVLDAVMRTRQAATAAQLAAAGLGVALVPTTALTRTFPGALRRLKPPLHRDVVTFTATPSDSLVRRFSSDVTHRGLTVPGVLSDKLSAPPG
- a CDS encoding HNH endonuclease signature motif containing protein yields the protein MTDNAALPSDAVVLADRIGELVACMRAAEAKLGALLVEIEQRGVMELFGYRSAARLLEHLADIPKQAGERMVKRARALHPGRNLDGSPIPALAPATGVAARAGELSTPMIDVITGVLTQVPPEHHAGVEQNLLSFAADAGHKQVAALGARILAHLNPDGTEPATTEPATPTRELFLRRKRTGIWELNGTFDDETGTRASAVLDAIAERRTSDEGPDHRTLPQRYGDAFSDTIDLALNSPDLPTQAGERAHVMVAVSLADLKTGVGTATLGDTGEMSAAEARVHACDSMIIPAVLGEKSEPLNLGRLRRLISAGLRRALYLRDRGCAFPGCHRPPRHCQGHHIRHWADGGPTDLTNLVLMCAHHHRLLHRSGWQVRIAADGLPEFLPPAFLDKRRKPRRNNLHQPLPFAA